A single genomic interval of Monodelphis domestica isolate mMonDom1 chromosome X, mMonDom1.pri, whole genome shotgun sequence harbors:
- the LOC130456146 gene encoding uncharacterized protein LOC130456146 isoform X1, translated as MEPDLNREGSFPIDQDPKNPNPQSPSDMASSSVKDRVYSGSKGDLSPTDIQGAVRVALDYDKTFGEFKIYVRQCKNLAETDGSKGRSDPHVKTYLIPDSTRLGKRKTSVRKRTVNPSFQEMLKVPVTTVDDRPGPQPAPEAPPRIPPSQQEGGPVTLGGSGTGRTIPPPVVYVRVGHTLLNLLVTALGGGGDEITGTTPQPPVVYEHQPQVLPEYLHGAFAGAGDGRDGVFVQSRLSQALEDNHRRPRLMYARRYRALPENILAALATTVSDGRFREERSGLSASPRCQSHPYGTRGPVVRNANGRPRALPWHQRSPNLPGGFGQDDERAEGVSSAQILPGAL; from the exons CATGGCCTCGTCCTCC GTGAAAGACAGGGTATATAGTGGCTCTAAAGGGGACCTGAGTCCCACAGATATCCAGGGAGCAGTCCGGGTGGCTCTGGATTATGACAAGACATTTGGAGAATTCAAGATTTATGTGCGTCAGTGCAAGAACCTGGCAGAGACTGATGGAAGCAAAGGCAGATCTGACCC GCATGTCAAAACTTACCTGATCCCCGACAGCACCCGACTGGGTAAAAGGAAGACGTCTGTGAGGAAAAGGACAGTGAACCCGTCTTTCCAAGAAATGCTGAAG GTTCCAGTGACAACTGTAGATGACAGACCTGGACCTCAACCAGCACCAGAAGCCCCACCAAGGATTCCTCCATCCCAACAAGAAGGTGGCCCTGTAACCTTGGGAGGAAGTGGAACAGGGAGAACCATTCCCCCACCAGTGGTCTATGTCAGGGTTGGCCATACCCTTCTTAACCTGCTGGTGACAGCTTTGGGTGGAGGAGGTGATGAGATCACAGGAACCACACCACAGCCCCCTGTGGTCTATGAGCACCAGCCTCAAGTCCTCCCGGAATATCTCCACGGAGCCTTTGCTGGTGCTGGAGATGGAAGAGATGGAGTATTTGTCCAATCGAGGCTGTCCCAGGCCCTCGAAGACAATCATCGCAGACCTCGATTAATGTATGCTAGAAGGTATCGTGCCCTCCCCGAGAATATCCTGGCAGCTCTGGCTACTACAGTCAGTGATGGAAGATTCAGAGAGGAAAGATCAGGACTGTCTGCCTCTCCACGCTGCCAGTCTCATCCCTATGGCACTCGAGGACCAGTAGTCAGGAATGCAAACGGAAGACCTAGAGCTCTTCCTTGGCATCAAAGATCCCCAAATCTCCCAGGTGGCTTTGGACAGGATGATGAAAGGGCTGAAGGTGTTTCCTCTGCCCAGATCCTCCCAGGAGCACTGTAA
- the LOC130456146 gene encoding uncharacterized protein LOC130456146 isoform X2, whose protein sequence is MEPDLNREGSFPIDQDPKNPNPQSPSDMASSSVKDRVYSGSKGDLSPTDIQGAVRVALDYDKTFGEFKIYVRQCKNLAETDGSKGRSDPTRLGKRKTSVRKRTVNPSFQEMLKVPVTTVDDRPGPQPAPEAPPRIPPSQQEGGPVTLGGSGTGRTIPPPVVYVRVGHTLLNLLVTALGGGGDEITGTTPQPPVVYEHQPQVLPEYLHGAFAGAGDGRDGVFVQSRLSQALEDNHRRPRLMYARRYRALPENILAALATTVSDGRFREERSGLSASPRCQSHPYGTRGPVVRNANGRPRALPWHQRSPNLPGGFGQDDERAEGVSSAQILPGAL, encoded by the exons CATGGCCTCGTCCTCC GTGAAAGACAGGGTATATAGTGGCTCTAAAGGGGACCTGAGTCCCACAGATATCCAGGGAGCAGTCCGGGTGGCTCTGGATTATGACAAGACATTTGGAGAATTCAAGATTTATGTGCGTCAGTGCAAGAACCTGGCAGAGACTGATGGAAGCAAAGGCAGATCTGACCC CACCCGACTGGGTAAAAGGAAGACGTCTGTGAGGAAAAGGACAGTGAACCCGTCTTTCCAAGAAATGCTGAAG GTTCCAGTGACAACTGTAGATGACAGACCTGGACCTCAACCAGCACCAGAAGCCCCACCAAGGATTCCTCCATCCCAACAAGAAGGTGGCCCTGTAACCTTGGGAGGAAGTGGAACAGGGAGAACCATTCCCCCACCAGTGGTCTATGTCAGGGTTGGCCATACCCTTCTTAACCTGCTGGTGACAGCTTTGGGTGGAGGAGGTGATGAGATCACAGGAACCACACCACAGCCCCCTGTGGTCTATGAGCACCAGCCTCAAGTCCTCCCGGAATATCTCCACGGAGCCTTTGCTGGTGCTGGAGATGGAAGAGATGGAGTATTTGTCCAATCGAGGCTGTCCCAGGCCCTCGAAGACAATCATCGCAGACCTCGATTAATGTATGCTAGAAGGTATCGTGCCCTCCCCGAGAATATCCTGGCAGCTCTGGCTACTACAGTCAGTGATGGAAGATTCAGAGAGGAAAGATCAGGACTGTCTGCCTCTCCACGCTGCCAGTCTCATCCCTATGGCACTCGAGGACCAGTAGTCAGGAATGCAAACGGAAGACCTAGAGCTCTTCCTTGGCATCAAAGATCCCCAAATCTCCCAGGTGGCTTTGGACAGGATGATGAAAGGGCTGAAGGTGTTTCCTCTGCCCAGATCCTCCCAGGAGCACTGTAA